The Nocardioides pantholopis genome window below encodes:
- a CDS encoding phytoene desaturase family protein, which translates to MNSLTSPARTHYDAVVVGGGHNGLVSAAYLSRAGLSVLLLERLDHTGGAAVSATPFAGHGARLSRYSYLVSLLPTRLVDDLGLDLALTSRSTASYTPWSRGGRTGGLLVERPEGEATRASFRELTGGEDEYAAWQRFYAEVGDLAGVVAPTLMEPLPHERAIRDQVDAAVWRDLVERPLGEALEARFADDTVRGVVATDALIGTFASLRDASLVQNRCFLYHLIGNGTGEWRVPVGGMGAVTDALAGAAVAGGTEIITSAGVSAIRGSDDGAEVTWHAGGREHTVSTRHVLANVAPWVLRILLGEEEDPGTKPVGSQLKVNILLDRLPALRSGVDPAVAFAGTLHLGEEYAALEAAYAQAAAGAVPTRLPGEVYCHTLSDRSILGDAPSGTHTLTYFGLHTPATLFEANPAATKAAAVARAIASLNEHLAEPIENCVARDADGNPCIEAKIPQEIEADLAMPGGHIFHGDLDWPWAANRARLDTPAQQWGVQTDLASVLVCGSGARRGGAVSGLGGHNAAQAVLAAR; encoded by the coding sequence GTGAACTCGCTGACTTCCCCCGCCCGGACGCACTACGACGCGGTGGTCGTCGGCGGCGGGCACAACGGCCTGGTGTCCGCGGCGTACCTGTCGCGGGCCGGCCTCTCGGTCCTGCTCCTCGAGCGCCTCGACCACACCGGCGGGGCGGCCGTCTCGGCCACGCCGTTCGCCGGTCACGGCGCCCGGCTCTCGCGCTACTCCTACCTGGTCTCGCTGCTCCCGACCCGGCTGGTCGACGACCTCGGCCTGGACCTCGCCCTCACCTCCCGCAGCACCGCGTCGTACACGCCCTGGAGCCGTGGGGGCCGCACCGGCGGCCTGCTGGTCGAGCGCCCCGAGGGCGAGGCCACCCGGGCGTCGTTCCGCGAGCTGACCGGCGGCGAGGACGAGTACGCCGCCTGGCAACGCTTCTACGCCGAGGTCGGGGACCTCGCCGGCGTGGTGGCGCCGACCCTGATGGAGCCGCTCCCCCACGAGCGGGCGATCCGCGACCAGGTCGACGCGGCCGTGTGGCGCGACCTCGTCGAGCGTCCGCTGGGCGAGGCGCTCGAGGCCCGGTTCGCCGACGACACCGTGCGCGGCGTCGTGGCCACCGACGCCCTGATCGGCACCTTCGCCTCGCTGCGCGACGCCTCCCTGGTCCAGAACCGGTGCTTCCTCTACCACCTCATCGGCAACGGCACCGGCGAGTGGCGGGTCCCGGTCGGCGGCATGGGCGCGGTCACCGACGCACTGGCCGGCGCGGCCGTCGCGGGCGGCACCGAGATCATCACCTCGGCCGGGGTCAGCGCGATCCGCGGCTCCGACGACGGGGCCGAGGTGACCTGGCACGCCGGCGGCCGCGAGCACACGGTCTCGACGCGCCACGTGCTCGCGAACGTTGCCCCGTGGGTGCTGCGGATCCTGCTCGGCGAGGAGGAGGACCCCGGGACCAAGCCGGTCGGGTCCCAGCTGAAGGTGAACATCCTGCTGGACCGCCTCCCCGCGCTGCGCTCGGGCGTGGACCCGGCCGTCGCCTTCGCCGGCACGCTGCACCTCGGCGAGGAGTACGCCGCCCTCGAGGCGGCGTACGCCCAGGCGGCCGCCGGCGCGGTCCCGACCCGGCTGCCGGGCGAGGTCTACTGCCACACCCTGAGCGACCGCTCGATCCTCGGCGACGCGCCGTCCGGCACCCACACGCTGACCTACTTCGGGCTGCACACCCCCGCGACCCTGTTCGAGGCGAACCCGGCGGCGACCAAGGCGGCCGCGGTCGCCCGGGCGATCGCGTCGCTCAACGAGCACCTCGCCGAGCCGATCGAGAACTGCGTGGCCCGCGACGCCGACGGCAACCCTTGCATCGAGGCGAAGATCCCCCAGGAGATCGAGGCCGACCTCGCGATGCCGGGCGGCCACATCTTCCACGGCGACCTGGACTGGCCGTGGGCGGCCAACCGGGCGCGGCTGGACACCCCCGCCCAGCAGTGGGGCGTGCAGACGGACCTCGCCTCGGTGCTGGTCTGCGGCTCCGGCGCCCGCCGCGGCGGCGCCGTCTCCGGCCTGGGCGGGCACAACGCGGCCCAGGCGGTGCTGGCCGCCCGCTGA